A genomic stretch from Helianthus annuus cultivar XRQ/B chromosome 1, HanXRQr2.0-SUNRISE, whole genome shotgun sequence includes:
- the LOC110873469 gene encoding uncharacterized protein LOC110873469 yields the protein MASLTPGVLSKLLQTLDNPTAKVAGDHRSPLLQVIGIVPRDDVFANNKRFYLKLSDSLHSAYVTVPDADVDLILNDKIHLGQFVHVTRFESGSPVPIVRGIKPVPRRRACVGEPEDLISSEVLVIRGTGRVEFGKKKKKKESDCRRLSLSNVKVRDEVEGGRRLSLDFPARKGWDRSPAPAVKNRRSGLEGNGGSGTKVTEPSSPLCSTPVRSVRKSSLVKDHVLKPPNLNLAPLKTKNVIVSEKSINSKPIKKDLKASFDSIPVPTNLTKLPINSRSSSPDSKISWELVSPTIRQLGKEAICHRNLGFSTAVHALKESSAMENILQCMSRFAEICELAETSIKPLVEQFLNFYLSLQTSATAVNTLIDSKSTADKTKGQPSRNSALWVQAALETNLGKFTLLTMDDNRKIQDSEGNYHIVLENASDKIQVENRSPGTKKIPRTQEPAFSRVRRGSPSPSPTAKNKSPERVKWSKGSGLTQTAKLAEQLLLVSRKWFLNYLEESLNNGFWLTKGEDSGAGVGLLGQLKRVNQWLDDSVQGDENVESLRKKIYEFLLDHVQKAAR from the exons ATGGCCTCTCTCACCCCCGGCGTTCTCTCCAAGCTCCTCCAAACCCTAGACAACCCCACCGCCAAAGTCGCCGGCGACCACCGCTCTCCTCTCCTTCAAGTCATCGGAATCGTACCACGCGACGACGTTTTCGCCAACAACAAACGCTTTTACCTCAAACTATCGGACTCCCTTCACTCCGCTTACGTCACGGTCCCCGACGCTGACGTGGACTTGATTTTGAACGATAAGATACATTTAGGTCAGTTCGTGCATGTCACGCGCTTTGAATCTGGGTCCCCGGTTCCGATTGTTCGCGGAATTAAACCGGTGCCGAGACGGAGAGCGTGTGTTGGTGAACCGGAGGATTTGATTTCGAGTGAGGTTTTGGTGATTAGGGGGACTGGTAGGGTTGAATttgggaagaagaagaagaagaaggagagtGATTGCAGGAGGCTTTCGTTGTCGAATGTGAAGGTTCGAGATGAAGTGGAGGGTGGTAGGAGGTTGAGTTTGGATTTTCCGGCGAGGAAGGGGTGGGACCGGAGTCCGGCACCGGCGGTGAAAAACCGGAGATCCGGTTTGGAAGGAAATGGCGGGTCGGGTACGAAAGTTACAGAGCCTTCGTCTCCACTTTGTTCTACTCCG GTTCGTTCGGTTAGGAAGTCTTCATTAGTGAAAGATCATGTTCTAAAACCTCCTAATTTGAATCTTGCTCCTCTTAAAACCAAGAATGTGATAGTTTCTGAAAAGTCAATCAACAGCAAACCTATCAAAAAGGACTTGAAAGCCTCATTTGACAGCATTCCTGTACCAACCAACCTTACCAAATTGCCTATAAACTCAAGATCATCATCCCCTGATTCTAAAATCTCATGGGAATTAGTTTCGCCTACAATTCGTCAACTTGGGAAG GAGGCTATTTGCCACAGGAATCTGGGATTTTCAACTGCGGTACATGCTTTGAAAGAATCTTCAGCCATGGAGAACATCCTTCAATGCATGAG TCGGTTTGCTGAGATATGCGAGCTTGCTGAGACCTCTATAAAACCTCTTGTTGAGCAATTCTTGAACTTCTATCTCAGCCTTCAAACGTCAGCTACAGCAGTCAACACCTTAATTGACTCGAAGTCAACTGCCGATAAAACAAAAGGTCAACCTAGTAGAAATAGTGCATTATGGGTGCAAGCTGCTTTAGAAACAAATCTCGGAAAATTCACTTTGCTTACAATGGATGACAACAGAAAGATTCAAGATAGTGAGGGAAATTACCATATTGTCCTTGAAAACGCTTCAGATAAAATACAAGTGGAAAATCGGTCACCTGGAACCAAAAAAATCCCAAGAACGCAAGAACCGGCTTTTTCAAGAGTGAGGCGTGGGAGTCCGAGTCCCAGTCCCACTGCGAAAAACAAAAGTCCCGAAAGGGTAAAATGGTCCAAAGGAAGCGGTTTAACGCAAACTGCTAAATTGGCTGAACAACTGCTTTTAGTATCGCGGAAATGGTTTTTGAATTACTTGGAGGAATCTTTGAACAACGGGTTTTGGTTAACAAAAGGAGAAGATTCGGGTGCTGGTGTTGGTCTTTTGGGTCAGCTTAAACGGGTTAACCAGTGGCTCGATGATTCAGTTCAGGGAGATGAAAATGTGGAAAGTTTAAGGAAAAAGATATATGAGTTTTTGCTTGATCATGTTCAGAAAGCAGCAAGGTAG